Genomic window (Desulfovibrio sp. UIB00):
TGCCCAGTTTATGTGCATGGCTGCCGTGCAGGAGGCTCTGCCCCAGGTGGAAGATGCCGGTTGCGCGCCGTCGCCGCGCCCCACAGAAACGCTGCGTGAGGCGCTGGCCTCCTTGGGCATTGAATACCGCGAGGCATTCGGCACCCTTACGCGCCGTTATGCCGTGGTGACGCACTATCCCTTCAAGGGCGGCTGCGAAATTTGCCATCTCCAGGCCCAGTGTCCCAAGGGGCAGGGTCAGGCTGAAAGCCCGAGCATTCTTTTGCCGGGGCATGAGGCCGATTCGGGCGATAACTAAGTGCTGGCACTGGCGGCTGTTTCTGAAAACGCCGTTTTGCTCCCGGCTGCGCGCCGCAAAGCGCGATCAACAGTCCTCGGGGCACAAAATGCTTTTCGGCAACAGCCGCTAACGGCCTTCCATCACAAGGGTGCGGGCTACTCCGGCAGGAGTGCGCACCACAAGTTCCACAGTGCGGGCATTGCGGGCAACCGATTCAACGAGGCAGGTTTCCGTGGCGTCCTTATCGTAGTTGCGCACGTCCACCGTGTCGCCCTTGGAGGGAACACGGTCGGGGATCACCTCGACAAGGTCGGCGGAATCGGCGTCAAAGCCGTCCCAGGCCAGCGCGGGTATGGTCATGCAAAGGCAGCCCAGCAGGGCGGCTCCGAATAGCAGGTGTTTCATGCAAGCATGTGTAAATCCATTTGCCCCTCTTGGCAACTGTGCCGCCCCTGGTGAAGAACTCGCGTCATTGGCGCACCCTGCCCCTCTGTGCGATGGGCACGGCCGCGTGGTGCGGTATCTGCGCCTTTCTGTCACTGACCGCTGCAATCTGCGCTGCGCCTATTGCCGTAGCGAGATAAATCAGAAGTTCATTCCGCACCCCAAGGTCCTGCGCTATGAAGAAATGGCCCGCCTTGTGGGCATGATGGCCGCGCTGGGCGTTTCCAAGGTGCGGCTTACCGGGGGCGAACCCTTTGCCCGCAAGGGCTGCGACGAACTGCTGCATCTGCTGCATACGCGTTACCCCTCCCTTGATCTGCGCTTGACCACCAACGGCACCCTGCTTGAGCCGCACATTCCGCTGCTGCGCTCGGTGGGGGTGAGCGCCGTCAATCTTTCCCTCGACAGTTTTGACCGCGAAACCTTTGCCAGAGTGACCGGGCGCGACCTGCTGCCCGCTGTTCTCGCCTCGCTGGACGGGCTGCTGCAAGCGGGCATTCGCGTAAAAATCAACGCTGTCGCCATGCGCGGCGTCAATGACGGGCAGATGGACGATTTTGTTCATGCCGTGCGCACTATGCCCGTTGATCTGCGCTTTATCGAATTTATGCCCATGGGCAGCGGCACCCTCTGGGGGCCGGAGACGTTCTGGTCTGCCGCAGACATCCGGGCCGAAGCCGAGCGCCGTGTGCGCCTTGATCCCGTGCAGGACAGCAGCGCGGAGGCTGGCCCCGCCAAGATGTTTGCCGTGCAGGGGGGCAAGGGCCGCATGGGATTTATCACCGCTGTATCCTGCCATTTCTGCGGCACGTGCAACAGGCTGCGGCTTACGAGCGACGGCAACCTGCGCACATGCCTGTTTGACGACAGGGAATATCATTTGCGGGGGCTTCTGCGTCATCCGCGTTTTGATGACGAACATCTGGCCCGCGTGGTGCGCCTTGCCTGTGCGGACAAACCCATCGGTGCGGATCTGCTCAAGGCCCGCAAAAAAGGCTCCGCCGTGGCAGACAAGCAGATGGTGGGCATTGGCGGTTAACAGAGAGCTCCCCATTGGAAGATTATGATTGACTCTCGATATTAAGTATACTTATTATAAATGTACTTATTAAACACAGCGCAAAGGAGTACGCCATGCTCAAGATGTCACTTGAATTGCCGGTAAACGCCACGCCGGATAATATTTGGAGAGTCTACAGCGAATTTTCACTTCGAAGACAATGGGAAACAGATTTGGAATCGTATGAGCTTGACGGGCCATTTGCCGAGGGTGTGGGCGGTACCATGCAGCTAGAAGGCATGCCGCCGATCCGATTTGTTTTTACAGAGGTGCAGACCAACAAGCGTTTTCGGGATGCCGTTGACCTTGGGGGTATAGGACGGCTAGAGTTCGGGCATGAAATTTCAGAGCGCGATGGGCGGCGCTTTGTGGAACATTCCATCTCGCTTCTGCCAAAATATTGTGAAATAACAAACGAAAATTATGCATTTTTCCAAAAAGTCACTGGGGATATGACGGATGTGTTATGGCGTTTGAAAATTCTGGCAGAAAGCCTGTAGTTTTTCCTTCACAGTTTCAGGGGGAGGCTGGAGCCTCCCCTGGGTTGCTTTTTATACGGGCATATAACCGCTGGCACGGTATTATCCGAAGAGCGCTCGCCAAGTGCGGCCTCACGCACCCTCAGTTCGTTTTTCTGGCCTGTACCGGCTATCTGGCGCAAAATGAGGAGTACGTGACCCAGAGCATGGTGGCAAACCTTGCCGACATGGATTTGATGACGATTTCACAGCTTGCGGTATTGTTGGAAAAAAAAGGGTTGATTCTGCGCACGACACACCCGCAGGACAGCCGCGCCAAGTCTGTGAGCCTTTCAGATGAGGGACAACTCCGGTTGAGCAACAGCCTGCCAACGGTCGAGGTTATAGATAGAGAATTTTTTGGGGTCCTTGGGAGTGGGCAGAAAGATTTTGCGCGGATGCTCCGTGTTCTTTCAGCCGTAACCGATGGGAACATCCCTGGTATTGAACCTGACGTTATTTCCAAATAAGGCAATTTCGGGTCAAAGTTCCACTGAGGGCGGCAGCGTCGCACACGGCAAGCGCCATTTGAAACCCTTCGCCTTTCAGTCTATGCTCTGGCTGTAGCAACCTTTACTTCTCGCAAGGAATCCATGATCGCCTATCTTGAAGGCCGCCTGGCCGAAATATGGGGCAATGCCTGCCTGATCGTCACCGAAGGGGGCGTGGGATACGAAGTGGCCCTGCCCGCCCACACGCTTGCCAGCCTGCCCGGCAGAGGGGAACCCCTGGCGCTGTACACCAGCCTTGCAGTGCGTGAAGACGCGTTGGAACTTTTTGGTTTTGCCACCTTTGAAGAACGCCAGACCTTTGAAGTGCTGGTTTCCATCTCCAAGGTGGGCGCGCGCACGGCCCTTGGCATCCTTTCCATTTTTCGGCCCGACGACCTGCGCCGGGTTGTGTTTGAGGATGACGTGCTGGCCCTTACCCGCGTTTCGGGCATTGGCAAAAAAACCGCCGAGCATGTGTTTCTTGAGCTGAAATACAAGCTCAAGGTCGAGGACGCCCCGCAGGCGGCGGCGCTGACCACCGGGTCGCGGCCCGGTTCTGTATTCCGCGATGTGCTGGACGGTCTGGGCAACCTTGGCTACGAGCCGGACGAATGCGCGCCCCTAGTCAAAAAACTGCTGCATGAAGAGCCTGATCTGGATGTGACCGGCGCTCTGCGCGCCACCCTCAAGGCCCTTGCCAAGGGGAAGGTCTGATGACCGATCTTGCGAATCCGTGCGTTGCGGAGTGCACCACAGGCATTGACGAAAGCGTACGCCCGCACAGCCTTGACGACTTTATCGGGCAGGATGAACTGCGCGCCAATCTGCGCGTGTATCTGGGCGCTGCGCGCGAGCGCGGCAAGGCGCTGGACCATACGCTTTTTTACGGCAATCCAGGGCTTGGTAAAACCACGCTGGCGCAGATCATGGCCTCCGAGCTGGGGGTCAATCTTGTCTGCACCTCAGGGCCGGTACTTGAGCGCAGCGGCGACCTTGCCGCCATCCTCACCAATCTGAACAGGCACGACATCCTTTTTGTGGATGAAATCCACCGCATGCCCATTGCCGTGGAAGAAGTGCTGTATCCCGCCATGGAAGATTTCAAGCTCGATCTGGTCATCGGGCAGGGGCCTGCGGCGCGCACGGTCAAGATAGACCTTGAACCCTTCACCCTTGTGGGGGCGACCACGCGCATGGGCTTGATTTCTTCGCCCCTGCGTGACCGATTCGGCATTGTGGCGCGGCTGGAATATTACAGTCCGGGCGACCTTGCCCGCGTGGTGCAGCGCACGGCGCGCATCCTGGGTGTGGAGGTCTCCACTGACGGCGCTGCGGAAATTGGCCGCCGTTCGCGCGGCACGCCCCGCATTGCAAACCGTCTGTTGCGCCGGGTACGCGACTTTGCCCTGGTGCACGGTGACGGGCTGGTGACTGGCGAGCAGGCTTCGGCGGCGCTCAAGCGCATGGACGTGGACGAGCTGGGACTGGATCAGATGGACCGCAAGCTGCTGGAAGTGCTCATCAAACACTATGACGGCGGCCCGGTGGGCATCAAAACCCTGGCCGTTGCCTGTTCGGAAGAAGTGCGAACCATTGAAGATATTTACGAACCCTACCTTATTCAGTGCGGCTTTTTAAAGCGCACCCCGCGTGGGCGCATGGCGACAGCTTTGGCCTACAGGCACTTGAAAATGCTGCTTTCCTAGACCAGATTAACGTTGAAATGCTCTAGGTGTATGATCTGCCCGGCCAGTTTTTTACACCGAACTGAAAGAAAAGGCGGAGAAAGCATGCAGTTGCAAGTTATTGAAGGAAAATTCAGCGTCTGCAAGGTGGAAAACCTGCGCGCCGTCAATTTTCATGTGCCGTGGCTGTTTGTGGGCAAAACTGATGCGGAAATTTCGGTGGTCTGCCTAACTGTGGATGTTCCTCACGCCACACTGGCGCGGGAGGATGGCTGGCGCGCACTGCGCGTGGCGGGGCAGATGGATTTTGGCCTTACCGGTGTGATGGCGGGCTTGTCCACCGTGCTGGCCCAGGCGGGAATAAGCATTTTTGCCGTGTCCACCTTTGATACGGACTATATATTGATGAAGGCGGAAAAGCTTGCTCCGGCTATTGAAGCGCTGGAGGCGAGCGGCTACACCGTGGAGCGCGCTGCCCTGTAAAAGGTCGGTCGGCGCAAGCAGGATGCCGGATTTCGTTTTTGAGAAGATTTGCCCGCCAGTGGGGCAGAGGCGCAGCCCTGAACAGGACAGGGCCGAATATAAAAATCGGGGGAAGGGGCTTTGTGGCCTCTTCCCCCGATTTGCTTGCTACACGTCTATCTTGCCAGCGCGGGCCGCGTTGAGCACAGCCATGAGGGCCACGCCTACATCGGCAAACACGGCTTCCCAAAGGCCGGAAAGGCCCACGATGCCCAGCGCCATGAACAAGCCCTTAATGCCCAAGGCCATAACAATATTCTGCCACACAATGGTACGCGTGCGGCGCGCTATGCGCAGCAGTTCCGGCAGACGGGCCGGGTTGTCATCCAGAATGACCACGTCTGCAGTTTCAATGGCGGCTTCCGCGCCGAGGCCGCCCATGGCCACGCCCACCCCTGCCGTTGCCAGCACCGGGGCATCGTTGATGCCGTCACCCACAAAGATTGTGTTCTTTACCGGGCCAAGGGCTTCGAGCGCTCCGGCCTTGTCTTCGGGCAGCAGGTCTGCGCGCAGGGTGTCCAGCTTCAGGCGCTGGGCCACGGGGAGGGCCTGTTCTTCTCTGTCGCCCGTGAGCATGGCAATGTTCTGAATGCCCAGGCGGCGCAGTTCCTGAATAGCCTCCGGCGACTGCGGCTTGATACGGTCTGCCACCACCAGCGCGCCCAGCAGCTTGCCGCCCTTGGCGACCTGCACCACGCTGCCGGTCATGGTCACTTCCATGGGCGCAATGCCACGGCTTGTGAGCAGGGCAGCGTTGCCCGCAAGAAGTTTATGACCGTCAGCAGCGGCAGCCACACCCATGCCGGGGATTTCTTCCATGCCTGAGAGTGATGCATCATCAACCACAATGCCTTGCTTCTGTGCAGCGCGCATGACAGAGCGGGCAATTGGGTGGTTGGAGCGGCTCTCCGCCAGCGCGGCAGCGGTCAGAAGATCATTGGGAGCAACACCTTCGGCGGGCAGCACGGCGTTTACTTCAAACACGCCTTCGGTGAGGGTGCCGGTCTTGTCCAGCGCAGCCACGCGGATATCGCGCAGGTTGTCGAGCACAGCGCCGCCCTTGATAAGGATGCCCCGGCGAGAAGCCGCGCCAATGCCGCCAAAGTAGCCCAGCGGAATGGAAATAAGCAGGGCGCAGGGGCAGGAAATGACCAGCAGCACCAGAGCGCGGTAAATCCATTGAGAGAATGGGCCAAGCCCGAACAGGGGAGGCAGCACCGCCACCAGAAATGCAATACCCGTCACTGCTGGGGTGTACCAGCGGGCCATGCGGGTGATGAAGCGTTCCGTAGGGGCCTTGCGGGCCACGGCGTTTTCCACCATTTCCAGAATGCGGGCAATGGAGGAGTCGGCAAAGGCCGTTGTCACTTCAACGCGCAGGGCCGCATTCAGATTGATGGTGCCCGCGAGCACCTTGCTGTCGGGGGCAAC
Coding sequences:
- a CDS encoding DUF5334 domain-containing protein, with the translated sequence MKHLLFGAALLGCLCMTIPALAWDGFDADSADLVEVIPDRVPSKGDTVDVRNYDKDATETCLVESVARNARTVELVVRTPAGVARTLVMEGR
- the moaA gene encoding GTP 3',8-cyclase MoaA; amino-acid sequence: MQACVNPFAPLGNCAAPGEELASLAHPAPLCDGHGRVVRYLRLSVTDRCNLRCAYCRSEINQKFIPHPKVLRYEEMARLVGMMAALGVSKVRLTGGEPFARKGCDELLHLLHTRYPSLDLRLTTNGTLLEPHIPLLRSVGVSAVNLSLDSFDRETFARVTGRDLLPAVLASLDGLLQAGIRVKINAVAMRGVNDGQMDDFVHAVRTMPVDLRFIEFMPMGSGTLWGPETFWSAADIRAEAERRVRLDPVQDSSAEAGPAKMFAVQGGKGRMGFITAVSCHFCGTCNRLRLTSDGNLRTCLFDDREYHLRGLLRHPRFDDEHLARVVRLACADKPIGADLLKARKKGSAVADKQMVGIGG
- a CDS encoding SRPBCC family protein, producing the protein MLKMSLELPVNATPDNIWRVYSEFSLRRQWETDLESYELDGPFAEGVGGTMQLEGMPPIRFVFTEVQTNKRFRDAVDLGGIGRLEFGHEISERDGRRFVEHSISLLPKYCEITNENYAFFQKVTGDMTDVLWRLKILAESL
- a CDS encoding MarR family transcriptional regulator — translated: MAFENSGRKPVVFPSQFQGEAGASPGLLFIRAYNRWHGIIRRALAKCGLTHPQFVFLACTGYLAQNEEYVTQSMVANLADMDLMTISQLAVLLEKKGLILRTTHPQDSRAKSVSLSDEGQLRLSNSLPTVEVIDREFFGVLGSGQKDFARMLRVLSAVTDGNIPGIEPDVISK
- the ruvA gene encoding Holliday junction branch migration protein RuvA, with protein sequence MIAYLEGRLAEIWGNACLIVTEGGVGYEVALPAHTLASLPGRGEPLALYTSLAVREDALELFGFATFEERQTFEVLVSISKVGARTALGILSIFRPDDLRRVVFEDDVLALTRVSGIGKKTAEHVFLELKYKLKVEDAPQAAALTTGSRPGSVFRDVLDGLGNLGYEPDECAPLVKKLLHEEPDLDVTGALRATLKALAKGKV
- the ruvB gene encoding Holliday junction branch migration DNA helicase RuvB, with protein sequence MTDLANPCVAECTTGIDESVRPHSLDDFIGQDELRANLRVYLGAARERGKALDHTLFYGNPGLGKTTLAQIMASELGVNLVCTSGPVLERSGDLAAILTNLNRHDILFVDEIHRMPIAVEEVLYPAMEDFKLDLVIGQGPAARTVKIDLEPFTLVGATTRMGLISSPLRDRFGIVARLEYYSPGDLARVVQRTARILGVEVSTDGAAEIGRRSRGTPRIANRLLRRVRDFALVHGDGLVTGEQASAALKRMDVDELGLDQMDRKLLEVLIKHYDGGPVGIKTLAVACSEEVRTIEDIYEPYLIQCGFLKRTPRGRMATALAYRHLKMLLS
- a CDS encoding ACT domain-containing protein, which encodes MQLQVIEGKFSVCKVENLRAVNFHVPWLFVGKTDAEISVVCLTVDVPHATLAREDGWRALRVAGQMDFGLTGVMAGLSTVLAQAGISIFAVSTFDTDYILMKAEKLAPAIEALEASGYTVERAAL
- a CDS encoding heavy metal translocating P-type ATPase, with the translated sequence MESTKLSPLPMKACCAACAPAAPQPEADDHDHGCACCHDHDHGHEHGHDHEKREIAIMAISAVLFAIGMIADERLAEFMPNWLVIGIFYALPYVLCGFDVLRIGAQSILKKDFFNEFTLMGGATIAAIALGQLPEAVGVMLFYCVGEFVQERAAGRSRRSVKALLAARPSIAHEMLDNGATQDVEPEALGPGSHILVRPGEKIPLDGTVLEGDSQVDTSPLTGESVPQRVAPDSKVLAGTINLNAALRVEVTTAFADSSIARILEMVENAVARKAPTERFITRMARWYTPAVTGIAFLVAVLPPLFGLGPFSQWIYRALVLLVISCPCALLISIPLGYFGGIGAASRRGILIKGGAVLDNLRDIRVAALDKTGTLTEGVFEVNAVLPAEGVAPNDLLTAAALAESRSNHPIARSVMRAAQKQGIVVDDASLSGMEEIPGMGVAAAADGHKLLAGNAALLTSRGIAPMEVTMTGSVVQVAKGGKLLGALVVADRIKPQSPEAIQELRRLGIQNIAMLTGDREEQALPVAQRLKLDTLRADLLPEDKAGALEALGPVKNTIFVGDGINDAPVLATAGVGVAMGGLGAEAAIETADVVILDDNPARLPELLRIARRTRTIVWQNIVMALGIKGLFMALGIVGLSGLWEAVFADVGVALMAVLNAARAGKIDV